The following proteins come from a genomic window of Henningerozyma blattae CBS 6284 chromosome 4, complete genome:
- the SNX41 gene encoding Snx41p (similar to Saccharomyces cerevisiae SNX41 (YDR425W); ancestral locus Anc_5.533) has product MDTDDEDNNPFIGTDHFFALGIDGGSLRHGDDDFLDSAGTIQDTTTNKNNNNKKKKSHHEKYSKSTDYELNHDSTNNNTNKVAFLDDNDIIDKGSTHNLLSGFTSPSENDSSTGGSLTADTDESIKESAVPQHYEPYVSLSMSMTSPKRDHKLFENINRNIQILDAGDYRDPWGKHAIGYNIRCDDGMEVVRRYSEFDTLRQGLLRLFPTVVIPPIPSKHPLIKYLLHPISAENDKKIIEKRKRLLQSFLNHCNMIPEIKDNIVFKKFLNPEYSIKDIVTTPPMSILPTNNLIAPPLTPTKPSPLHLLLPAPNSISRLDSAELQSKNVQYSKMNTTDETINIEKNFAHIEVLCTKHKVRLRGMLKIIKHHKNHVHSMYSTLSDLGANYNIFSLENNIIATPSNKNSIKLLSNGIEKIGNAFDVEYLTIEILNGNIQAIMEEPLEEFIHLLESAQDVLNFRKLKKLQFQIIKQTINTKENRIKCLKEVNSQLRRSKKNSDSDSNSPSRSLQNSTLTKSNSIQNNSDVNINDTNDKNSLLTTNTTSELTPSSPEEIISFDETDEVISIPGSTNDSLTTKQINIPPDTNINNRQNHSSKSNRNILTNNILMNSRRKNRQTKRGTIPPHLLTEAERQFEIGCLEKEITKLNQCYELVSKDLDDINKSSYTSLKNNLEYIEMKWNIMIKEIVRSVLTWIRSCLENWKKAKEAVNQISTNNLLA; this is encoded by the coding sequence ATGGATactgatgatgaagataacAACCCTTTCATTGGAACAGATCATTTCTTCGCTCTAGGTATCGACGGAGGCTCATTACGTCatggtgatgatgatttctTAGATAGTGCTGGCACTATCCAAGatactactactaataaaaataataacaataaaaagaagaaatctCATCATGAGAAATATTCAAAGAGTACTGATtatgaattaaatcatgattctacaaataataatacaaataaagtTGCCTTCCTAGATGACAATGATATTATAGATAAGGGAAGTACACATAATCTTTTGAGTGGATTTACTTCTCCCTCAGAAAATGATTCAAGTACAGGTGGTAGTTTAACTGCTGATACTGATGAATCAATAAAGGAATCTGCTGTACCACAGCATTATGAGCCTTATGTATCTTTATCAATGTCAATGACATCTCCAAAGAGAGAtcataaattatttgaaaatataaatagaaatattcaaatcttAGATGCTGGTGATTATAGAGATCCTTGGGGTAAACATGCTATTGGTTATAATATTCGTTGTGATGATGGGATGGAAGTGGTTAGAAGATACTCAGAATTCGATACGCTACGGCAAGGTCTCTTAAGATTATTCCCTACAGTAGTGATTCCTCCAATCCCCTCAAAACAtcctttaataaaatatttattacatCCAATAAGTgcagaaaatgataaaaaaattattgaaaagcGTAAACGTTTGTTACAATcgtttttaaatcattgtAATATGATTCctgaaattaaagataatattgTATTTAAAAAGTTCTTAAATCCagaatattcaattaaagatattgtAACAACTCCACCAATGAGTATTTTACCTaccaataatttaattgcaCCTCCATTAACACCAACAAAGCCAAGTCCATTACATCTTTTATTACCTGCTCCAAATTCAATCTCAAGATTAGACTCCGCTGAATTACAATCTAAAAACGttcaatattcaaaaatgaaTACAACTGATGAAACAATAaacattgaaaaaaatttcgcCCATATTGAAGTTCTATGTACTAAGCATAAAGTTAGACTTCGTGGAATGTTAAAGATTATAAAACATCATAAAAATCATGTTCATTCAATGTATTCAACCTTATCAGATTTGGGGGcaaattataatatctttagtttagaaaataatattattgcGACTccttcaaataaaaattccataaaattattatcaaatggtattgaaaaaattggtaATGCGTTTGATGTAGAATATTTAACtatagaaattttaaatggTAATATTCAAGCCATTATGGAAGAACCTTTGGAAGAATTCATTCATTTATTGGAATCTGCACAAGATGTTTTAAACtttagaaaattgaaaaaattacaatttcaaattataaaacaaaCAATTAATACAAAGGAAAATAGAATTAAGTGTTTAAAAGAAGTCAATAGTCAATTAAGAagatccaaaaaaaattctgaTTCTGATTCTAATTCACCTTCACGTTCTTTACAAAATTCCACTCttacaaaatcaaattcaatacaaaataattcagaTGTTAATATTAACGATACTAATGATAagaattcattattaactACAAACACAACTTCAGAATTAACTCCTTCAAGCCcagaagaaattatttcttttgatgAAACTGATGAAGTTATTTCAATTCCAGGTTCCACAAATGATAGTTTAAcaacaaaacaaattaatatcCCACCagatacaaatataaataataggCAAAATCATTCATCAAAATctaatagaaatatattaacaaataatattttaatgaatagtagaagaaaaaatagacAAACTAAAAGAGGTACAATTCCACCTCATCTGTTAACAGAAGCTGAAAGGCAATTTGAAATTGGTTGTCTGGAAAAGGAAATTAcgaaattaaatcaatgtTATGAATTAGTCTCAAAGGATCTTGATGACATAAACAAATCCTCTTATACAAGTTTGAAGAATAATCTAGAGTATATAGAAATGAAATGGAATATTATGATTAAAGAAATAGTAAGAAGCGTGTTAACTTGGATAAGATCCTGTTTagaaaattggaaaaaggCCAAGGAAGCAGTAAATCAAATTTCTACTAACAATTTACTAGCTTAA